Within Spinacia oleracea cultivar Varoflay chromosome 4, BTI_SOV_V1, whole genome shotgun sequence, the genomic segment GTTACTCGCCGGTGCCATTTCCCGTCACTGGATCGGAACAGCTCTGATACCAAAAATGCTAGGAATTAGGTCAGTTGCGAGAAATTACAGAGGTTAGCAAGAGGAATTAGCAGTAACCAGATATGAAGTATTAATGATCAGTGTAATCAATCAATACAACTCACCTTCTTTCGAGAGGAAGGCAACTCTCCAAGAGAATACTCTTCTTACTACAATTTTCTGAATGACTGACTACGCTATTCATCCCCCCTTATAAAGAGATTCTACCCTTCCTGTGTAACAGAATTGTATTGGGATTATAACCCCTAACAAACTCAACAGACAATAGAGAAATACTAAAGTGCCCTTCCTGCCCTTCTAgacttattagtttaattattctGCTGGCTGGCTTAATTATTCTGTTGCTTCCTTCCTCTTCTGCGTGCGTAGGTAAACCTGATGGGTGGCCTATTTGGGTTCCTTGCAGATACTTCGTGAAGGAACTTTTTATTAGCTGATCTTCATTTCCTTTTATTTAGATTTGATAATGGGAGACATTGAACATTACATCATATAACAGAAATCAAGCAAACCTATCAAGCAGTTTTATAATATCTTCACTTTTTCAAGAACTATTATTAAGGCTTATTCACAGAAGTGATGAACTGATTATCTTTTCCCTTCACGTCTTTCATATGTTTGATCACAGAGCTGTTCTGGAAATAGTTTACAGCTTTAGCTGCATAAAATATCAAGTAATACTTCAGTCATAGCACATAGTAGACTGGCACTGAAGTGCGCGAAAGTATAAATCTAAAATGGTAAAGAAGACACAGAACCATCTCAAAGGAAATCTAAACAGAATAGTATGATAATAATAGGTACACCAAGTACTTATTAGACTCACAAACTATAAGAGGTACAGCAACGTGCATCCTTCTGACATCCTCATCAGATTGCATAATCTTTTTAATTCGAGACTGTTACAGGAAAATAAAATGAGCACAACACAGCCTAACAAATAGGATCCTAGCTAACTGCATCATATCCCATATGATGATTAAAGAACATGAAACTATAGAAAACAGATCATTGATAAAGAAGGCAATATTCATCAAATTTTAAGGAGGTGAATGGCTAAATATAAATTGTTAAAGGACAAAGTAGCAAAGCAGAAGACATTCGGCAGGCAAGGATGGTCCTCTTCATTACCTTAATTCACACAACATCACCTTCCACTATCATTTAAATAAAAGTGTATTGCAGGAAACAGTTTAATTGAAAGAATCCAGTACTACTTAAAACATATTACAAGGCATAGTGTAAATCGAATAACTATGAAATTTGAACACATGTCCAAGTCCGGCAACTAACCTTGTTTCTCGCCTGTTAGTAAACTCAGGTATTCCAGAAGCCATAATACTAACGCAAGGGAAGTTCCCTTAGCATTCACATTCTGGTACCCACCCCCaacccacaaaaaaaaaaaaaaaaaacctgcttttctctttctctctctgtttACTTTTATGTCTTTGTTgtcccttttctctttttttctcttCAAGTACTATTTTGCAGTAGAACCATTCATTCCACAGCCTTCTCTATTCCTGAACCAGCAAAGTTTCTGATGTTATGCAGCCTATCTACCAATCTGTTGTAGGAGGCAATATCAGGAATATAGTCTTTGTCCAGCATCTCCTGAATCAGGTGCTCACCTTCTTTCGCTTTACCTTCCCTCGTGTAACCAGCAACTAATATGTTGTAGGTCACAACATCAGCATCTAAACCTTTGCTGGAAGCCAAATACCTCAATCTATCAGCTTCAATAGTTCTTCCCACACGAGTAGCATCTTGAAGAAGACAATTAAAAGTCACACTATCTAACAGAATACCCTCTTTTAGCATCTTATCCACAAACTTCAATGCGTCTTCTATGTATCCAGATGTCCTCAGACCTTCTACCAAAGTACTACAAGCAATAACACCAGGAATTTTCCCTGTTTTCCACATCTCCTCCATGACCTCTAATGCTCGACCTGCATTTGATCCACTGCAAAGGTGCTCAACAAGATCAGAGCAATCAAACCCATCAGGTAAAACTCCTTTCCTTGAGAAATCAATCAACAGCTCAGATGCCCTCAACTTTTTCCCCTCCTTGCAAAGTCCATCCACCAAAATCTCGCAAGTTACAGTCGAAATTTGACACCCCAGCTCAATCATTTCATATGCCATGGCAACCCCTTCCTCAAAATTTCTCTCCCTAAAAAACCCTTTTATCAAAGTATTAAAACTAACCACATTGGGCTCGCAACTCTTAGCTCGCATTTCCTTAAACAACTCTAAAGCTGAACCAAAATGTTTACTCTTACAATAGCTGCTAATCAATATATTGAAAGTAAACACATCAGGCTTAACTCTATCCAGAATAAGTTGATCATACAAACGCATCGCCTTATCATGTTGGCCATTCTTGACAAACCCGTGGATCAAAATGTTATAAACAGCAACACTAGGCCTCCCATCAATCAATTTCCGCATAGTATCAAAGGCAAGTGACGCATCATCCAATCTCCCAACTCTGCAATAAGAATTTATGGCGAATCTAAATATTGGTTCAATCCTTGGGCAACAAAAGATCCCGTCAGAGCACGGGCATGGTTTAGAAGGTATAATATCAAGGACAACTACTCCGAGGGCATCAAAGCGGTCAGAAACAGCAAGGGTTCTAACAATCCATTCAT encodes:
- the LOC110783366 gene encoding pentatricopeptide repeat-containing protein At2g36240 isoform X4 — translated: MRASMRKMIAAPKLKPLQQITPATSLPPTPFREATFPTPLPTLSLTSSTTQSQLLTFLKFHLKSPITPESLLHFLKNKLHYHPKFTHLDFHIFQWASTIDSYRHDHHTYEWIVRTLAVSDRFDALGVVVLDIIPSKPCPCSDGIFCCPRIEPIFRFAINSYCRVGRLDDASLAFDTMRKLIDGRPSVAVYNILIHGFVKNGQHDKAMRLYDQLILDRVKPDVFTFNILISSYCKSKHFGSALELFKEMRAKSCEPNVVSFNTLIKGFFRERNFEEGVAMAYEMIELGCQISTVTCEILVDGLCKEGKKLRASELLIDFSRKGVLPDGFDCSDLVEHLCSGSNAGRALEVMEEMWKTGKIPGVIACSTLVEGLRTSGYIEDALKFVDKMLKEGILLDSVTFNCLLQDATRVGRTIEADRLRYLASSKGLDADVVTYNILVAGYTREGKAKEGEHLIQEMLDKDYIPDIASYNRLVDRLHNIRNFAGSGIEKAVE